A part of Arachis hypogaea cultivar Tifrunner chromosome 12, arahy.Tifrunner.gnm2.J5K5, whole genome shotgun sequence genomic DNA contains:
- the LOC140172824 gene encoding probable disease resistance protein At1g61310, whose protein sequence is MEILSSVAGKVAEYTVAPIGRQFSYLIFYKANFKELGKRVTDLEGKRDEIKQRVEEERRNGKTTFDVVQNWLNNVDDAIGEANQLQNDPRHAKVGCSRCSFPNVVTRHQLSRKATKIVKNVVDIKGEGNFSAVAYLPALDVVSTSTTRSNKNLESRKSITENIMHALRDPKVSMVGVYGLGGVGKTTLMNEVAQIAKHERLFDEVVIATVSKTPDIKTIQREIADQLGLQFRDESVACRGKRLHDRIKTERSILIILDDIWARLDLEMLGIPSGSEHGSCKLLMTSRNNDVLQVMDVQKDFKLDVLSEEENWIMFESLAGDTVHDINIKGTAIEIAKRCAGLPLRLVTVARALKNKKLYAWKDALTRLVLGFSLLCEAQAQHFEGVSCTHCATTLVQIFGGH, encoded by the coding sequence ATGGAAATTCTAAGCTCTGTTGCTGGAAAAGTAGCAGAGTATACTGTGGCACCCATTGGAAGGCAATTCAGCTATCTAATATTCTATAAAGCCAATTTTAAGGAGCTAGGTAAACGTGTTACAGATCTTGAGGGCAAAAGAGACGAAATCAAGCAACgtgttgaagaagaaagaaggaatgggaAAACAACTTTTGATGTTGTGCAGAATTGGTTGAACAATGTAGATGATGCCATTGGAGAAGCAAATCAGCTTCAAAATGATCCTCGTCATGCGAAGGTTGGGTGTTCCAGATGTTCATTTCCTAATGTGGTGACACGTCATCAACTCAGTAGAAAAGCTACGAAAATTGTCAAAAATGTTGTTGatataaagggagaagggaaCTTTTCCGCAGTAGCTTATCTTCCTGCTCTTGATGTAGTCTCAACATCTACCACAAGGAGTAACAAAAACTTGGAGTCAAGGAAATCTATTACGGAGAATATCATGCATGCTCTACGAGACCCCAAAGTAAGCATGGTGGGAGTGTATGGGCTTGGTGGTGTGGGTAAGACCACTCTTATGAATGAAGTTGCTCAAATAGCTAAGCATGAGAGGTTGTTTGATGAGGTGGTCATAGCCACTGTGTCAAAAACTCCAGACATCAAAACAATTCAACGGGAGATTGCTGATCAGTTGGGTCTTCAATTCAGGGACGAGAGTGTTGCTTGTAGAGGGAAGCGCTTACATGACAGAATTAAAACAGAGAGATCAATCTTGATAATATTGGATGATATATGGGCAAGACTTGATTTGGAGATGCTCGGAATTCCTTCTGGCAGTGAACATGGTAGTTGCAAATTGTTAATGACTTCTCGAAATAATGATGTGCTGCAAGTAATGGATGTTCAAAAGGATTTCAAGCTTGATGTTTTAAGTGAGGAAGAAAATTGGATCATGTTTGAATCTCTGGCTGGCGATACTGTACATGATATCAATATAAAAGGAACAGCAATTGAAATTGCAAAAAGATGTGCAGGTTTGCCTCTTCGGCTGGTAACGGTTGCGAGggcattgaaaaataaaaaactttatgCCTGGAAAGATGCATTAACCCGGTTAGTGTtgggtttttctctcctttgtgaggcccaagcccaacattttgaGGGTGTCTCTTGCACCCATTGTGCCACAACCCTAGTTCAGATTTTTGGGGGTcattga